The nucleotide sequence GGGCCGGTGGGGGAGCTCTTTGCTGTGGGAGCCCCTGTTGGGCaggtgtggtgggggtggggagctgctCCCCATGCGTGCTTCATTGCCTCTTCTGAGTTCTTCACAGGCTGTAACTTGGTGGGCACTGCGTTAGCTTCCCAACTCtcatgcttttctctttccttcccccatgtTCCCAGTGTGGCGAAAAAGGACACTATGCCAACAGATGCACCAAAGGGCATTTGGCCTTTCTCAGTGGACAGTGACAGCAGCTGGAATCCGGAGCAGCCTGAGAGCCATGCTGTTGGGAACAAGCACTTAGCTGCTGAATGTAGTGCTGTCAGGACTTTGGCTAGAGCCGCAGGCACACCTGCCAGGGCTCCTTTTGAGGGGCCCTGTCTGTCCTGTCATTTTgcagtaatctttttttttttttttaaaaaaaggaacataTGCTTCAGTTGGGTCCCCTGAGCCAGAGTTTGCTTGGACGTCAGTGCCTCATTTATTGGACTCCCTGCATTCTGCCCTCTTGGGGAGAGAGAAGCTGTGCTTCTTGGTCCTGTGTGGAAGATGGCCAGCATCTCCCATCAGAGGGCCTCATTAAACACCAGCACCTGGAGAGGATGGGTAGCTCATGTGGGGTTGTGGCCaggtcagcctgctttctccaTGTCCAGCTGAAACCTCAAGCTGTGCCTATGAATGTGACTTGAACAAGGGAGCCCTTCCTGACAAGCTTGGAGCATTCACTGCCTGGCTTGGCCTTGGCTTTTTGAAAGGTGTCAGGCTCCCACGCTGAGCTACTTTTCTGGGCTTGCTTTCTTGTGGAGCACCTACCTGACAGTGCTTCAGGTCCACCTTCAGCCAGTGCTGCAAACCACTTTTACATAGCTGACCCAGTTGACCTGCGCCTACCTCCTGCCAAGCAAGCTCTGTGCTGTCACTCAGACCCCTGTGGCATGCAGAGGCCACCCATCCTTGAGCCTAGAAAATGTGAATCCATCACCTGCAACCTGCTGGGCGAGTGGGCCTATCTGAGTTCagttaaaatactttttatgaaGTTGATTAAAAAGCTTGGTTTTTAACCTATGTTTCATTACTTTAGGGACTCCTGAGGAGCTTCCCTTTTAGCAGATGTCGATCTCACAAAGAGAAGTGACTGCTGCTGGAAAGGGACTTTGCATGGTACCTCACATTATCTTTGATAACCTAGTTGTCAAGCCAGTCCTTGCTCTATGTAGGCTCTATGCAGTGGgtattctcccttcctctcctccactcccatAAGGAATTAGTAGCTTGGCCTTAAATCTTGAAGAGACTGGAATGGTAAGTGTTCAGGTAGAGTGGTGAGCTTGCTTCAGGAAGGCCTGCACATCTCATTACCCACCCCCAAGGTTTCAATTCTGGTCATTTTACCAGTGCGCTGGTGGTCCTCGTGCAGAAAAGAAGGGTTGGTGGACGCTTGCGTTATCCCCAAACCCCCTGCATTGTTAAGATGTCCAGGAAtaggctggagtgatggcttacTAATTAcaagtactggctgttcttcagaGGCCCCttgtttgattcctagcatcctcaaccatctgcaactccagttccagaggatctcaAACCTTCCTCTGTAGTACCAGAAACACAAATGGTGcatgtatattcacacacacgAGAGGAAAATACCCATACTCAAAATAAGCTGATCTTAATAGAgtacctgggttctattcccaacacccatatggcaactctaactccagttcccagggattcAATAACTTCTGATATTTGTGGGtatcagacacacatgtgcacatatatacagacatgcaAAGAAGATACCCATACACAAAATTTCTTTAAAGAGGCAGGTGCAGTAAGCcacgtctttgatcccagcactatgaaggcagaggcagacactgaGCCCATCACATCCAGAGCTAAGAGATCTTTCCTCCTCCCCGCAAATTGTCATGAATCAGGGTTCATGCTTTACGTTGTGTCTGCCAACCAAAGGCTACAGCACCTCTAAACAGCCACAGTGCTTATGGCAGAGAACAGACCTGTGGACAGTTGAAACCCCAGGTGACATGCTGccccacagtgagctgggacaCAATCCCAAGCACACAGTGGTGTGCAGAGCCCACTGTCTTCATGAGCCAAAGTCCTGGGCTGTGTGACAAGGGTACAGGAGCACAGAACAATGACCACGCCAGGCCAGCAGTACATGAACCAGTCACCTTTTATTGGGCACTAATTCTTAGGACATGAAGATCCAGCCAGTTGAGTTCTTCATGGATGGGCACAGGAGAGGCGCTTATGCTCGGGTGTGTGGTCCCCTCATAGTGACTTTCTTCAGTGGTACTTGCGTCGCCGCTCATGTTCTACAATTAGGAAAAACAGTCTGCTACCATGTGTTCCAGTGAAAGCACCGGAGAATGATGGCAACAGGCCACAGTCATGCCAACCCTTCCCGTACATTTCTTCCTGCCATTTGGCTAATTTCCCATGTATTAGATGGCTACACTGGTATCTTTAATAGGCCCCCAACTAGAAGTATTACACAGGTCCAATAAGGAGCAGCTGGGAATCCCAGAGGCTGGTGTCCCCAGTCTGCCATCAGGCTTCACCCGCCTAAGACTAAGAGTAGCTGAGACTGAGGAGTAGCTGTGCTTTGCCAGAGCACTGTACTACCCAACCTACTACCGTCTTCACATCAGCTGCTAGGAGGATAAGCTAGCTTTCAGCATTGTATAGTATGCTTCCCAAGCACTAAATTTAAACTTCAGGCTAATTCCAACTTATTTTTCCTGTGTTCTTTTTCATAGGCTCCTCACTTAAAACCGTGTTATACATGCCACACTACTATAATTCCTGTAACCCTCCCAGGTGGACGGACAGGTAAGGAGCACCCAAAGCTCCACTGCTGATGAGGTGAACAAAGCCAGTCAACACCAGCCTCCCGGCTAACAGGAAGCTGGGTCATGCCAGAGCACTTACTGAGTTCCTTGTAAGAAAGGCAGTAGCTGAAAACCACATAGGCTGCCAGCACCATGTTAATCCCCGAGATGCTGCCTTTCCGCACATTGATGTACTTGTTGTAATACCGGTCATAACCTGCAACAGAGGAAGTGCTTACTGCCAATAATGCTTCTGAGACAGTGTACAGTAGCATCCCTGGGCTCTCTCAGCAACCCACCCTTCACTTACTAATGACAGTGGACTGTGAGATTATGTCTCCATGACCCAAGACTAGCCCCAGAGCACAGGCCCACTTAACAGGGCATCTATACTTCCTTTGGCTTTAACTTTGTAGGTTTGGCTCAGCTTGTTACTTTTTGCTCCTGCTTCACCCCCAAGTCCAGTCTGGGACTCTTATTCTAATTCTGCCCCAGATTCCAACCCCCAATAAGGACCACATCACCAGAGCCAGTTAGGTTGACTAAGCAAACCATTCATGACAGCACTGAGTGCCTTAAATATAAGCAGCCAGGTGCATTCACCAGAGAGGGTACAAACATACTCTAAGTTAGTAAAAAAAGGATGAAATGAGTCAGGCGAGACAAGAAGGATCAAAGTTCAAGGGTATCCTCAGTTACAAACCAAATTTGAGGCCTgcctacctgagaccctgtctttcaattaaaaaaagaggcACCTCTGAGGTAAAggcaagatctcttgagtttaaggcagcctggtctacaagttttATCCCAGTCATGGCTATATTATAGTGTGagccaaacaacaaaacagaacaacagccgggcggtggtggcgcacgcctttaatcccagcactcgggaggcagaggcaggcgaatctctgtgagttcaagaccagcctggtctacaagagctagtgccaggacaggctccaaaaccagagaaaccctgtctcgaaaaaccaaaaaaaaaaaaaaaacaaaaaaaaaacagaacaacaaaatagAGGCCTTGGCTAAgtatcattaaaaattttaaatagcacTGGGCAGttatggtgcacgcctttaatcccagcactcagaaggcagagataggcagatctctgagttcaaggccagcccggcctacagagagagttccagaacaggcaccgaagttatacagaaaaacactgcctcgaaaaaccagaaggaaaaaaaaattaaaatagcaagGACTGGCCGGGAGGAGCTATGAGCATAGGCCACATTAGTTTCCTGGACAGGTGTAAACAGACATGGGGGCAAAAGGCAGAACTGGAGGGAAACCTCAAGCCAGACCAACTCACAGGAAAAATAGCATGGGGTGCCAGATTAGCAAAATGGGTATTTCTGAGGAGGCCGGAGGCCATGCAtgactccatcaaagatctgaccAATCCTGAACTTAGTACATGCACAAGATGGaccctttaaaatgttttaggaagGCTTGAAGAAGAATGAGCATGATACAGGCTGGTGATCACCAGGATTTAAACTCATTCTTTTCTCAAGgaagtctttgtttgtttgtaactctttttgttttttttttgagactagagTCTCATGTTTCACAGGCCAACAAATTTGGTAAAGGTGGACAGACACTAAACTctagatcctcctacctccagcTTCCTACTGCTAGAAGTAcaggtgtgtgtaaccacacctgGATTTTCAGTTTCCTCTAAGATAGAGGCATTGATCCaaagcaataaaattatttttagctggatatggtggcaccattacctgggagactgaggcaggtttAAGAAAAATTCGAGGCTAGCTTGAGCCTAATAGCCTCAAAAAATATACAACATTTCCCAGGCTGAAACATCTCAAAGCTCacctttgttgttgctttgtgtatgtatgcagatggtgtgtgcatgctcacgttCACAGATGTGAGACTGGAGGCAGTGGCTGGCATCAGGCAGTATCTCTCCCCACCATGTCTTGAGACAggtgaacttggagctcactcaACTTAGAGCTGACCAATTAGCTAGACTTAACTAGCATTCAGTGTGCTCCGGGAAgggatcctcccatctctgcctcagcACTGgaagcacaggcacacactgtttTTAACATGAGCactgggaacccaactcaggacctcatgcttacacagcaactGCATCACTATTAAGCCTCTTTCCTGACCCACACAGtcagcctttttttgttttgagacagagtttctctatatacagtcctggttgtccacaaactcacagagatccagacatgcaccaccatacccagcttcagTCAGCCTTTGATAGGCTCATACAAATACAGAAATTCAGGAGTTAACCACCATCATCACCCCATCTACAAAAACAATAT is from Microtus pennsylvanicus isolate mMicPen1 chromosome 1, mMicPen1.hap1, whole genome shotgun sequence and encodes:
- the Atp5mf gene encoding ATP synthase F(0) complex subunit f, mitochondrial, which translates into the protein MASLVPLKEKKLMEVKLGELPSWILMRNFTPSGIVGAFQRGYDRYYNKYINVRKGSISGINMVLAAYVVFSYCLSYKELKHERRRKYH